The Caminibacter pacificus genome includes a region encoding these proteins:
- a CDS encoding tyrosine-protein phosphatase has product MIFFFKKIEPLKLKVDIHSHLLPGIDDGSKEMSESLEIIEKFLELGYEKLIITPHVMEDSYNNSTDIILEKYKKLQKAVNENGMNIKLEVSAEYYVDEEFLKRLENNDLLPIGGKYILFETSYYEKPLNLEFIIFQIQSKGYVPILAHPERYRYIEDMKYYDLLKEKGVLFQCNINSFGNFYGKTAFKKAKYLAKNNMIDFLGSDCHSMKYMDSLSKVLNERSFIKLIEKNSIKNIELL; this is encoded by the coding sequence ATGATATTTTTTTTTAAAAAAATAGAACCTTTAAAATTGAAAGTGGATATTCACTCTCATTTACTTCCTGGTATTGATGACGGAAGTAAAGAGATGAGTGAGAGTCTTGAAATAATCGAAAAATTCTTAGAATTGGGGTATGAGAAGTTAATAATAACTCCTCATGTTATGGAAGATAGTTATAATAACTCTACCGATATTATTTTAGAAAAATATAAAAAACTACAAAAAGCCGTAAATGAAAACGGTATGAATATTAAGCTCGAGGTTTCTGCGGAATATTATGTGGATGAGGAGTTTTTAAAAAGACTTGAAAATAACGATTTATTACCGATTGGCGGAAAATACATTCTTTTTGAGACATCTTATTACGAAAAACCTTTAAATTTGGAATTTATAATTTTTCAAATTCAATCTAAAGGGTATGTTCCTATTTTGGCTCATCCGGAAAGATATAGATATATCGAAGATATGAAGTATTATGATTTGCTAAAAGAAAAGGGTGTGCTTTTTCAGTGTAATATTAACTCTTTTGGAAACTTTTATGGGAAAACAGCTTTTAAAAAGGCTAAATATCTTGCAAAAAATAATATGATTGACTTTTTGGGAAGTGATTGTCATTCAATGAAATATATGGATTCATTGAGTAAAGTGTTAAATGAAAGAAGTTTTATTAAATTAATCGAAAAAAATAGCATTAAAAATATAGAACTTCTATAA
- a CDS encoding polysaccharide biosynthesis/export family protein, producing MKKYFLFVIGTILFLGCSAKKEYLLFQDVNKTTKQPQKPIKKSTTKYIYEYKILPGDRLSITVFNHPELSTDNKTDLSGINVFPDGTINLPLVGNVKVAGLTEEQATKKLEKLYSEYLKHPYIKLEVLTKKVYVLGEVKQPGVVQISGNYTTLIEAISQRGGFNDMARRNNILIISGGLNNPQIRQIDLTKISSLNYKNLVLKPNDIVYVQPMNMKPLDVQIQGVSPIVSFVNSILSTFVNVKILSQ from the coding sequence ATGAAAAAATATTTTTTATTTGTAATTGGGACTATTTTATTTTTAGGTTGTAGTGCGAAAAAAGAATATCTTCTTTTTCAAGATGTCAATAAAACCACCAAGCAACCTCAAAAACCAATAAAAAAATCGACTACAAAATATATTTATGAATATAAAATTTTGCCTGGCGATAGATTAAGTATTACAGTCTTTAATCATCCGGAACTTAGTACCGATAATAAAACCGATTTGAGTGGAATTAATGTTTTTCCTGACGGTACTATTAATTTACCTCTTGTAGGAAATGTAAAAGTTGCAGGTTTGACAGAAGAGCAAGCTACGAAAAAGCTCGAAAAATTATATTCCGAATATCTTAAACATCCTTATATAAAACTCGAAGTTTTAACTAAAAAAGTATATGTTTTAGGAGAAGTAAAACAGCCGGGAGTTGTGCAAATCAGCGGGAATTACACTACTTTGATAGAAGCGATTTCTCAAAGAGGCGGTTTTAACGATATGGCGAGGAGAAATAATATTTTGATTATAAGCGGGGGGCTTAATAATCCTCAAATTCGTCAGATTGATTTGACTAAAATTTCTTCGTTAAACTACAAAAATCTTGTATTAAAACCGAATGATATCGTATATGTACAACCTATGAATATGAAACCGCTTGACGTTCAAATTCAAGGAGTTAGTCCTATTGTTAGTTTTGTGAATTCAATATTATCTACATTTGTTAATGTGAAAATTTTAAGTCAATAA
- a CDS encoding glycosyltransferase family 4 protein — protein sequence MENKNILLIAYACEPDNGSEPEVGWQVVNHIAKQLPKSNIYVITKANNKEKIEQKPYPKNITFLYYELPKWASFWKKKQRGIRTYYYLWMIGAVKFLKGKNIRFDLIHHVTFVNDWLPSIFILLKNQRNKFIWGPIGSHDFIDFRFLKTKKQKIVEFIRRSLQLFFRNFDPFFYMCKKKSDCVIGINQNVKEKIGLKNKCFIAEPAIGVERELVESIKCKEKDEFNIISVGRLIYIKNFEMSIRAFSEFIKRNKLSDIKLNIIGDGSDRKYLENLAKELNIEKQVVFKGKIPLKKVYEEFSKSSVFIFPTFENAGFVFLEAMMNCLPVVGLDYGGASQFVISKKEKQLVDINQPYEKIVKDLSLRLEDFYKNENLRKKVGQKNREDVLNNFTWDKKAQKFIEIYKKVLNEK from the coding sequence GTGGAAAATAAAAATATTTTGCTTATTGCTTATGCTTGTGAACCTGATAATGGAAGTGAGCCTGAAGTTGGATGGCAAGTAGTAAATCATATTGCAAAGCAACTACCAAAGTCAAATATTTATGTAATTACAAAAGCAAACAATAAAGAAAAAATAGAGCAAAAGCCATATCCCAAAAATATAACTTTTTTATATTATGAACTTCCGAAATGGGCATCATTTTGGAAAAAAAAGCAAAGAGGTATCAGAACATATTATTATTTGTGGATGATTGGTGCTGTTAAGTTTCTTAAAGGTAAAAATATAAGATTTGATTTAATTCATCATGTGACATTCGTAAATGATTGGCTTCCTTCTATTTTTATTTTATTGAAAAATCAAAGAAATAAATTTATTTGGGGACCGATAGGAAGTCATGATTTTATAGATTTTAGATTTTTAAAAACAAAAAAACAAAAAATTGTGGAATTTATAAGAAGAAGTTTGCAATTATTTTTTAGAAATTTTGATCCGTTTTTTTATATGTGTAAGAAAAAAAGCGACTGTGTAATTGGCATAAATCAAAATGTAAAAGAGAAAATTGGATTAAAAAATAAATGTTTTATAGCTGAACCGGCAATAGGGGTTGAGAGGGAATTGGTAGAGAGTATCAAGTGTAAAGAAAAAGATGAGTTTAATATTATTTCAGTAGGGAGATTAATATATATTAAAAATTTTGAGATGAGTATAAGAGCGTTTAGTGAATTTATAAAAAGAAATAAGTTATCAGATATTAAACTTAATATTATTGGAGATGGTTCGGATAGAAAATATTTAGAAAATTTAGCAAAAGAATTAAATATTGAAAAACAAGTGGTTTTTAAAGGAAAAATTCCTTTAAAAAAGGTTTATGAGGAGTTTTCAAAATCTTCTGTTTTTATTTTTCCGACTTTTGAAAATGCAGGTTTTGTGTTTTTGGAGGCTATGATGAATTGCTTGCCTGTTGTGGGATTGGACTATGGCGGAGCTTCTCAGTTTGTTATTTCTAAGAAAGAAAAACAATTAGTAGATATAAATCAACCATATGAAAAAATAGTAAAAGATTTGTCATTAAGGCTTGAAGATTTTTATAAAAATGAAAATTTAAGAAAAAAAGTAGGGCAAAAAAACAGGGAAGATGTTTTAAATAATTTTACATGGGATAAAAAAGCACAAAAATTTATTGAAATTTACAAAAAGGTTTTAAATGAAAAATAA
- a CDS encoding WecB/TagA/CpsF family glycosyltransferase: protein MKLMGYEVYDKTLDKLNLDIKKLNRFIINTINPHSYVVAKDDELFQKALKRSDVLVPDGSGIVLAAKFINGKRIQKIAGADVHKFLLEKANKESIKVFYMGSSQKTLDKIKEKLKKEYPNIQAGFYSPPFKPEFDEEDNKKIIEAINNFNPDILFVGMTAPKQEKWLYTHKEKINFKVASCIGAVFDFYAGNVKRPPEYIINLHLEWLFRFIQEPKRLWRRNFISTPLFLWDMIKYKFKKS from the coding sequence ATGAAATTAATGGGGTATGAAGTTTATGATAAAACTCTGGATAAGTTAAATTTGGATATTAAAAAATTGAATAGATTTATTATAAATACTATTAATCCACACTCTTATGTGGTAGCAAAAGATGATGAGTTATTTCAAAAAGCTTTAAAAAGAAGTGATGTATTAGTGCCTGATGGCAGTGGAATTGTACTTGCGGCTAAATTTATTAATGGAAAAAGAATACAAAAAATAGCAGGAGCGGATGTTCATAAATTTTTGCTTGAAAAAGCCAACAAAGAAAGTATTAAGGTTTTTTATATGGGTTCAAGCCAAAAAACACTTGATAAAATAAAAGAAAAATTAAAAAAAGAATATCCAAATATACAAGCCGGTTTTTATTCTCCTCCTTTTAAACCAGAGTTTGATGAAGAAGATAACAAAAAAATAATTGAAGCAATAAACAATTTTAACCCTGATATTTTATTTGTCGGTATGACGGCTCCAAAACAAGAAAAATGGCTTTATACACATAAAGAAAAAATTAATTTTAAAGTGGCTTCATGTATTGGAGCTGTATTTGATTTTTATGCCGGGAATGTAAAGAGACCTCCTGAATATATTATAAATTTGCATTTGGAGTGGTTATTTAGATTTATACAAGAGCCAAAAAGACTTTGGAGAAGGAATTTTATTTCTACTCCTTTGTTTTTGTGGGATATGATTAAATATAAATTTAAAAAATCATAA
- a CDS encoding ABC transporter ATP-binding protein — translation MKNFFNKLFSLLSKRDKQYLLFLMLLSIVLSFIETIGVGIIMPFISIATDFNKIFTNQYIYYFYNLFDFKSSLYFVVFFGVVLIFFYIFRAIFTLFYFYMLSRFAQSRYHIIAYRLFENYIGLEYKKFIDMNSSLMTKNIITEANNLVELITKLLFLLSESFVLIFIYSMLLYVNWKMTILLTILLGMNVLFLKLFVSKKIKKAGIDREAFQSRFYKIISSAFGNFKIIKLKSKDEVILNEFENASINFVKANIKAQTLFHFPRVFLEMIGFSLIAFIVIYLVLKYHTDIKAALPILMVFVLGLYRLLPSVNRIFGAYNEILFKLQALNIIHNELIYEKENLGDEKIDFKEKIELKNVNFAYNPKKSVLKNINLTIKKGEKLGIIGESGSGKSTLIDIISGLYKPVSGEVLIDEELLNDKNVKSWRKKIGYIPQNIYLIDGTVAENVAFLEEIDEDRVKEALKKANILDFLEKHHEGIYTKIGENGIKLSGGQRQRLAIARALYHNPEVLILDEATSALDSETEKKIMEEIYKIGENKTMIIIAHRISTLDKCDRIVEIKNGEINN, via the coding sequence TTGAAAAATTTCTTTAATAAGCTTTTTTCTCTTTTATCTAAACGTGATAAGCAATATTTGTTGTTTTTAATGCTTTTATCGATTGTTTTGTCTTTTATAGAAACTATCGGAGTCGGGATTATAATGCCGTTTATTTCTATTGCTACTGATTTCAATAAAATTTTTACAAATCAATACATTTACTATTTTTATAATCTTTTTGACTTTAAAAGTTCTTTGTATTTTGTTGTTTTCTTTGGTGTGGTATTAATATTTTTTTATATTTTCAGAGCAATTTTTACACTTTTTTATTTTTATATGCTTAGTCGTTTTGCTCAAAGTAGATATCATATTATCGCCTATAGATTGTTTGAAAATTATATAGGGTTGGAATATAAAAAATTTATTGATATGAATAGCTCTTTAATGACAAAAAATATTATTACCGAAGCTAATAATTTAGTGGAGTTGATAACAAAATTACTTTTTTTATTAAGTGAAAGTTTCGTTTTGATTTTTATTTATTCCATGCTTTTATATGTGAATTGGAAAATGACAATTTTATTGACTATTTTATTGGGAATGAACGTTTTATTTTTAAAGCTTTTCGTATCCAAAAAAATTAAAAAAGCCGGTATCGATAGAGAAGCTTTTCAAAGCAGATTTTATAAAATTATCTCTTCTGCATTCGGTAATTTTAAAATTATAAAGCTAAAATCCAAAGACGAAGTAATTTTAAACGAATTTGAAAATGCAAGTATTAATTTTGTAAAGGCTAATATTAAAGCCCAAACTCTTTTTCACTTTCCAAGAGTTTTTCTTGAAATGATAGGTTTTAGTTTGATTGCATTTATTGTTATATATTTGGTATTGAAATATCATACAGATATTAAGGCTGCTTTGCCTATATTGATGGTGTTTGTTTTGGGACTTTATAGGCTATTGCCAAGTGTTAATAGAATTTTTGGGGCTTATAATGAGATACTTTTTAAGCTTCAGGCTTTGAATATTATTCATAACGAACTGATTTATGAAAAAGAGAATTTAGGTGATGAGAAAATTGATTTTAAAGAAAAAATAGAATTAAAAAACGTCAATTTTGCTTATAATCCGAAAAAATCCGTGCTTAAAAATATAAATTTAACTATAAAAAAGGGTGAAAAGTTAGGAATAATAGGAGAAAGCGGAAGCGGAAAATCTACTTTAATCGATATTATATCCGGCCTTTATAAACCTGTAAGCGGAGAGGTATTGATAGATGAAGAGCTGTTGAATGATAAAAATGTAAAATCATGGCGTAAAAAAATAGGATATATTCCTCAAAATATCTATCTTATCGACGGAACTGTGGCGGAGAATGTTGCGTTTTTGGAAGAAATTGATGAAGATAGGGTAAAAGAGGCGTTAAAAAAAGCGAATATTTTGGATTTTTTGGAAAAACATCACGAAGGTATTTATACTAAAATAGGAGAAAACGGAATTAAGCTAAGCGGAGGTCAAAGGCAGCGTCTTGCTATTGCCAGAGCTTTATATCACAATCCGGAAGTTTTAATTTTAGACGAAGCGACAAGTGCTCTTGATAGTGAAACCGAGAAAAAAATAATGGAAGAGATTTATAAAATCGGAGAAAATAAAACGATGATAATAATCGCTCATAGAATCTCAACGCTTGATAAATGCGATAGAATCGTAGAAATAAAAAACGGAGAGATTAATAATTAA
- a CDS encoding sugar transferase, which produces MIVIGNKYCFLEHEKNIIEKKERLKKQIFYSEEEVLEIIKQNPDETIILNTPYQFTQKILSQIDHPNVITIEEYLEKEFQKYYVPFKSEKYFPVMKPYTKFQYLQKRIIDFLTGGTLFILAFPIMAYSAFRIKKESPDGPIFFTQYRIGKDGKPFKCYKFRSMRTDVEFFSHYTQDNDPRIFPWGAFMRKTRIDELPQLINVFKGEMHMIGPRAEWDELVKEYEKTFPFYHERHKVAPGITGWAQVNYPYGRNIEDTRQKLMYDFYYIKHWNLALEIKTIIKTILVMLGRKGL; this is translated from the coding sequence ATGATAGTAATAGGTAATAAATACTGCTTTTTAGAACACGAAAAAAATATAATCGAAAAAAAAGAAAGATTAAAAAAACAGATTTTTTACAGTGAAGAAGAGGTTTTAGAGATAATAAAACAAAATCCTGATGAAACAATAATTTTAAATACTCCTTATCAATTTACTCAAAAAATATTATCTCAAATAGATCATCCCAATGTCATAACTATTGAAGAATATTTAGAAAAAGAATTTCAAAAATACTACGTACCTTTCAAAAGTGAAAAATACTTTCCCGTTATGAAACCATACACAAAATTTCAATATTTACAAAAAAGAATCATAGATTTTTTGACAGGCGGAACTCTTTTTATTTTGGCATTTCCTATTATGGCATATTCGGCATTTAGAATAAAAAAAGAATCCCCGGACGGACCAATATTTTTTACTCAATACAGAATAGGAAAAGACGGCAAGCCATTTAAATGTTACAAGTTCCGCTCAATGAGAACGGATGTTGAGTTTTTTAGTCATTACACACAAGATAACGACCCGAGAATCTTTCCTTGGGGTGCATTCATGAGAAAAACGCGCATCGACGAACTACCTCAGCTAATCAACGTATTCAAAGGCGAAATGCATATGATAGGACCAAGAGCTGAATGGGACGAACTCGTAAAAGAATACGAAAAAACGTTCCCGTTTTATCACGAAAGACATAAAGTGGCTCCCGGAATTACAGGATGGGCTCAGGTGAATTATCCTTACGGCAGAAATATCGAAGATACAAGACAAAAACTAATGTACGATTTTTACTACATAAAACACTGGAATTTAGCTCTTGAAATAAAAACTATTATTAAAACTATTTTGGTAATGCTTGGGAGAAAGGGGTTATGA
- a CDS encoding glycosyltransferase family 4 protein, which translates to MKNKILFILHLPPPNHGASKVGEFIKNSKINNVAKCEFIPIKSSENIGEIGKFNFKKIYYMAELYFKTLINILKFRPNKVYYTASMGKIAFFRDYLVTSLIRIYQEINPSVEVYYHYHTKGLDRLKNNKLTKFLLRRFLKNSNLILLSPLLKNEFEEFEYKEVYYLPNGVENNLSEEEFENILENRFNSEKIQVLYLNHLIDMKGYMETLFLAKEFRDVIFNFAGKFGTKDDENYFYDFLKKNNMENVIYHGFVIGEKKEELLKKSHALCYISKNDAFPLTLLEAFSYGIPVFTTNEGSISYIVDEKSGMIVNSLDEENLKNKFREFLDKYINKETSQYCRKRYLENFTLEKFEKNLIRILG; encoded by the coding sequence ATGAAAAATAAGATACTTTTTATTTTACATTTACCTCCTCCAAATCATGGAGCTTCAAAAGTTGGTGAATTTATAAAAAATTCAAAGATTAATAATGTTGCAAAATGTGAATTTATCCCGATAAAATCATCTGAAAACATTGGAGAAATAGGGAAATTTAATTTCAAAAAAATCTATTATATGGCTGAGCTTTATTTTAAGACTTTAATAAATATCTTGAAGTTTAGACCAAACAAGGTTTATTATACGGCTTCGATGGGGAAAATTGCTTTTTTTAGAGATTATTTAGTTACATCTCTAATAAGAATTTATCAAGAAATAAATCCAAGTGTAGAAGTATATTATCATTATCACACAAAAGGTCTTGATAGATTAAAAAATAATAAGTTGACAAAATTTTTATTAAGAAGATTTTTGAAAAACAGTAATTTAATTTTACTTAGTCCTTTATTAAAAAATGAATTTGAAGAGTTTGAATATAAAGAAGTTTATTATTTACCAAACGGGGTGGAAAATAATTTAAGTGAAGAAGAATTTGAAAATATTTTGGAAAATAGATTTAATAGTGAAAAAATTCAAGTTTTATATCTTAATCATTTAATTGATATGAAGGGATATATGGAAACACTTTTTTTGGCAAAAGAGTTTCGAGATGTAATTTTTAACTTTGCTGGAAAGTTTGGTACTAAAGATGATGAAAATTATTTTTATGATTTTTTGAAAAAAAATAATATGGAAAACGTAATATATCATGGGTTTGTGATTGGAGAAAAGAAAGAGGAGCTTTTAAAGAAATCACATGCTCTTTGTTATATAAGTAAAAATGATGCTTTTCCTTTGACATTACTTGAAGCTTTTTCTTATGGTATTCCAGTTTTTACTACAAATGAAGGTTCAATTTCTTATATTGTTGATGAAAAAAGCGGGATGATAGTTAATAGTTTGGATGAAGAAAATTTAAAAAATAAATTCAGAGAATTTTTAGATAAATATATAAATAAAGAAACTTCACAATATTGTAGGAAAAGATATTTAGAAAACTTTACATTGGAAAAATTTGAAAAAAATTTAATAAGGATACTTGGATGA
- a CDS encoding GumC family protein → MSREIQNTEEIDLRELFSILRNNKLLIFLFLFLGVLFSAIFVYFATPQYKTNATIEVTPAPKQLNAQDLISQALGMDNSASLETEQYIITSRSMIAKTLDKVNFTKRYYITKNLKTTEIYYKNSPFKVEIKKGKNLVFKIVPLNDVTFVLKVKNDKLNIDFNNEYKFNEWIKTPYFELKVIKLKPLDDSATYKFVWLDKIETAKNLQKKLSASPVSKNADILNIIFSDNIPQRAANFVNELINIYIQQSVKLKTAQANQTLKFIDNQLKIISKKLAESELALENFKKKNKVVDLTIEAQGIIQKLNDLDTKINELILKENTIDFIEKQIQGNNDIKLISSGLVDDPILSDLITQLQQLILKKETLLIEYTPKHPDVIKVNDQIRSLVEMIKNRINSIRVSIQNQMQTLLKIKKEYTKMLENLPQNERKLADLLRTYQVNEKIYSYLLEKRAATAIAKASIVSNNRVIDPALVPQKPYKPKKVLILVIGFILGLILGIVVALVKEFLSTKIKSKEDVEKLTDVPIVGTVPHFKKKDTVLKTLNAPKSAVAEAFRAIRTNLKFISPEKLQVIVVTSTISGEGKTTVASNLAGIYSLSGKKTLLVNLDMRKPTLHKVFNVDNNIGISSVLVNEKTVDEVIKKTKYSNLDIITSGPIPPNPGELIQSRKMDEVIEELRGKYDIVIFDTPPVGLVVDAMHLLEKSDANIYLFRAEYSKKDFVKTLNDLKQKGFKHLSIVINDISKKHGNYYGYGYGYGGYVEE, encoded by the coding sequence ATGAGTAGAGAAATTCAAAATACTGAAGAGATAGATTTAAGGGAACTTTTTTCTATTCTTAGAAATAATAAACTTTTAATTTTTTTATTTTTGTTTTTGGGAGTTTTGTTTAGTGCGATTTTTGTTTATTTTGCTACACCTCAATATAAAACAAACGCTACCATAGAAGTTACTCCGGCACCTAAACAATTGAATGCGCAGGATTTAATATCTCAGGCATTAGGTATGGATAATTCTGCATCTTTAGAAACGGAGCAATATATTATTACATCACGTTCTATGATAGCAAAAACTCTTGATAAAGTGAATTTTACTAAAAGATATTATATAACTAAAAATTTGAAAACAACCGAAATATATTATAAAAATTCTCCGTTTAAAGTCGAAATAAAAAAAGGGAAAAATTTAGTATTTAAAATTGTACCTTTAAATGATGTAACGTTTGTTTTGAAAGTAAAAAATGATAAATTGAATATTGATTTTAATAATGAATATAAATTTAATGAATGGATAAAAACTCCATATTTTGAATTAAAAGTTATAAAGTTAAAACCTCTTGACGATAGTGCTACTTATAAATTTGTATGGCTTGATAAGATTGAAACTGCAAAAAATTTACAAAAAAAATTGTCGGCTTCTCCCGTATCAAAAAATGCTGATATTTTAAATATAATTTTTAGTGACAATATTCCGCAAAGAGCGGCAAATTTTGTAAATGAGCTTATTAATATTTATATTCAACAAAGTGTAAAATTAAAGACAGCTCAAGCAAATCAAACTTTAAAATTTATTGATAATCAATTGAAAATCATTTCAAAAAAACTTGCAGAATCCGAACTTGCTCTTGAGAATTTTAAAAAGAAAAACAAAGTTGTTGATTTAACGATAGAAGCTCAAGGAATTATTCAAAAACTTAATGATTTGGATACGAAAATTAATGAACTTATATTAAAAGAAAACACTATTGACTTTATTGAAAAACAGATTCAGGGAAATAATGATATAAAATTAATTTCTTCAGGACTTGTTGATGATCCGATTTTAAGTGATTTGATTACTCAGCTTCAACAGTTGATTTTGAAAAAAGAGACTCTTTTAATAGAATATACTCCTAAACATCCGGATGTAATAAAAGTAAATGATCAGATAAGAAGTCTTGTTGAGATGATTAAAAATAGAATTAACTCTATAAGAGTATCTATTCAAAATCAAATGCAAACTCTTCTTAAAATAAAAAAAGAATATACAAAAATGCTTGAAAATCTGCCTCAAAACGAAAGAAAACTTGCAGACTTGCTTAGAACATACCAAGTAAATGAAAAAATTTATTCATATCTTCTTGAAAAAAGAGCTGCTACAGCAATAGCAAAAGCGAGTATTGTAAGTAATAATAGAGTAATTGATCCGGCACTTGTTCCACAAAAACCTTATAAACCTAAAAAAGTTTTAATTCTTGTAATAGGATTTATTTTAGGACTTATTTTAGGAATTGTAGTAGCATTAGTAAAAGAATTTTTAAGTACTAAAATAAAATCAAAAGAAGATGTTGAAAAATTAACTGATGTACCGATTGTAGGTACCGTGCCTCATTTTAAGAAAAAAGATACCGTGTTAAAAACTCTAAATGCTCCTAAATCCGCGGTTGCAGAAGCTTTTAGAGCAATTAGAACTAATTTGAAATTCATATCCCCTGAAAAACTTCAAGTGATTGTAGTTACATCAACTATCAGTGGAGAAGGAAAAACTACAGTGGCATCAAATTTAGCAGGTATTTATTCGTTGAGTGGTAAAAAAACGCTTTTGGTTAATCTTGATATGAGAAAACCTACTCTTCATAAAGTTTTTAATGTTGATAATAATATAGGTATCAGTAGTGTACTTGTTAATGAAAAAACAGTTGATGAAGTAATTAAAAAAACTAAATATTCTAATTTAGATATTATAACTTCCGGACCTATTCCGCCAAACCCTGGAGAACTTATTCAAAGTAGAAAAATGGATGAGGTAATAGAAGAATTGAGAGGAAAATATGATATCGTAATATTCGATACGCCGCCGGTCGGACTTGTAGTGGATGCTATGCATTTGTTGGAAAAGTCGGATGCAAATATTTATCTTTTTAGAGCTGAGTATTCAAAAAAAGATTTTGTAAAAACACTTAATGATTTAAAACAAAAAGGCTTTAAACATCTTTCAATTGTAATAAATGATATCAGTAAAAAACACGGAAATTATTACGGATATGGATACGGATACGGAGGGTATGTGGAAGAATGA